The Ananas comosus cultivar F153 linkage group 4, ASM154086v1, whole genome shotgun sequence region AAGAAACTTAATCAATTGATGGATACTTTCTGATACATTAATGGCCTAGATGGTTACCAATATAAATAGATAGTAATGCTAACCCGACAAATTGATTAACAACCCAACTAACACATGTTTATCAAACTTCAAACTAAACAAATAAGGGATTATTCTAAGTAACTAATTTCCTAACAAATTATTAGGTCTTATCTTCAATAGCAATGACctatattcttttattagttTTATTACTTGTTtttcaattattaaaatttaaaaaatatttcaaatcctAAGATTAGGATgataacctttggatcaaaaagtTCTAACCTAAATAACCTCTTTGGGCTGTAAGATTTGGCATCTCTCTTTTTCTGGTAACTCATTTTACATTCATTTCTTCGTGCAGCTTTCACGTACCAAAGTTTCCACGATGTCGTGGAGGTAAAAAAATCCGGCTATGACTCCTGCAGCGCGGCCAACTCCCTGGCCACCTACACCGGCGGCCGCACTGCCATCCCGCTGGCCTCGCCCGGCAAGCGCTACTTCATCTGCGGCGTCCCCGGCCACTGCACTGCCGGCATGAAGCTTGAAGTCGACGTcctcccctccgccgcctccccccCACCGACCGCCACCGCGTCCCCACCCCACTCGCCCAAACATAGCAGCAACAATAGGCACAACAGCAAGCCGCCTGCCGCCTCCCCTGCGAATGCGCCGACGTCGTCGGAGGCCATCTCGGCACCGCCCGAGCGTAGTTCAGACTTTCAGCCCGTGAAGGCTGCGCCTGCAGCAGCACCTACGTCTGCGGCTGCAGTTGCCGGCTGTGGCCGGTGGGTGAATGTTGCCTTAGGCGCCCTTGCTGGGCTAGGTCTGCTCGCAGTAGTGAACCTGTGAGAAAGAGGGTGAAATAAATTTGGACTTATTAGTGTGTAAATTATCATTGAgacgtggtttttttttttttttttttttgggatcagttagtgtttttttaatttattactatGTACCTGAGTTTAATGAGACATGATCATATCCGTTATTATTTTGGGGGTAAATTACACACCATTGCTTAACAGTTGAATGGCTAGCAAATATTGTAATGTTAGGCGAAATTAGGTGCCTCATTGTTACTTCATCAAAAGAATTATTGGAGGGGCTACGGCGGCGGTGGCCCGCGGGGGAGGGAAAGCGTGGGCCAACGACGACGGCAGCCTGCGTGGGGGTGGCGGGTGCAGGAAGTGGGGGTGAGGTGATGGTGGGGGAGGGTGGGTGTGTGGactgagagtgagagagaaaagagaaattaaaaaagatagaaaaaattgaggaaaaaaattttagaaaaaatgaaaGATTAATTTTAACCGTCCATCAAAAGTCATAGATGATGAGAAATTTAGGAACACAAAAATTGTTGCGCTCTAATTAATTGAGTAATAACACAGCAGTACTACTACAAAAAAccacttaattaaaataaaccTAATTGAAATAGAAGTTAAActtcaataaataaattaaagttcagTGATTAGAATAAAATTTCAACGATGGTGTGACTGATTAAAAGTTATGGAAATTCCGTGGATCTATCTAGATCTATCAAATATCTAGAGGAAGGTTAATAGGTATGAAcgtcaaaattttgaaactcgatacaataaaaataaatacgaaaaataaaaata contains the following coding sequences:
- the LOC109709731 gene encoding uclacyanin 1-like; this encodes MASVRAALVCIASMAAMVRFARSADYTVGGPSGGWDTSTDLKTWATNQKLAVGDSLTFTYQSFHDVVEVKKSGYDSCSAANSLATYTGGRTAIPLASPGKRYFICGVPGHCTAGMKLEVDVLPSAASPPPTATASPPHSPKHSSNNRHNSKPPAASPANAPTSSEAISAPPERSSDFQPVKAAPAAAPTSAAAVAGCGRWVNVALGALAGLGLLAVVNL